Below is a genomic region from Gadus chalcogrammus isolate NIFS_2021 chromosome 19, NIFS_Gcha_1.0, whole genome shotgun sequence.
ctctcccccatccctctcccactctctctcctcctccacccctctctcgcCATCCctcttccaccctctctctcctcctcctcctccccctcctcctcctgcaggagtGTGCACGTGGTCCTTAGAGGAAGCCCCCCAGGCAGAGCAGCAGCATCACGTGCACACCCAGCAGGTAGAGGGAGAGCAGCAGGGGGGTCCGCTGGCGGGAGCACAGCGCCGCCCGCAGCATCCGCTTCagggaggccccgcccctccgcgTCTGGAGGAGGGAAACACATGAGAGAGTGAACACATGAGGGAGTGAACACATGAGGGagtgatgaacacatgagggagtgatgaacacatgagggaGTGAACACACGAGGGAGTGAACGCACGAGGGAGTGAACGCACGAGGGAGTGAAGAACACATGAGAGTGAACAAATGAGGGACAGATCGCATGAGGGAGTGATGAACGCATGATGGagtgatgaacacatgagggagtgatgaacacatgagggaGTGATGAACACGTGAGAGTGAACAAATGAGGGAGTGAACAAATGAGGGAGTGATGAACGCATGATGGagtgatgaacacatgagggagtgatgaacacatgagggagtgatgaacacatgagggaGTGATGAACACATGAGAGAGTGAACACATGAGGGAGTGATGAATGCATGAGGGAGTGAACACATGAGGGAGTGAACGCATGAGGGAGTGAACTCATGAGGGAGTGAACACACAAGGGAGTGAACACATGAATCAAGGTGATGGTTGATGGTAAATGATCCGTGTTCAGCTGCAGGTTCTCGTCTTGTCCAACTCATTGCTCAGAGGATGGTCCAGAGTGCTGCTCTGTAATCAGCAGGTGATCTTACCTGTCGAACGGCGCCCCCTGGTGTCTCGATGAGCACGGCGGTGTCTGAGTGGGTGTCGCGGGCAGACAGCCACTCCCCCTGCTCGTTGCTAGGGACAGAGGAACACACCGACCATTCAGATTCTGACAGTCTAATTAATGAATCAGATCCATAAGGGACAGCCATCAGATAACGGTCCAGGATTCAGAGGACACCTTCTGGGCTGGGATCAAAAAACCAGGACACCGTCCACCATCCTGCAAACTACCACTGTTCACTTAGAGGCTGTTACATCTACGAAAACAATCctacagggagagacagggactCTGGAGGTGTGGTGCATTCTGGGAGGTGTAGTGCACTCTGGGAGGTGTGGTGTACTATGGGAGGTGTGGTGCACTCTGGGAGGCGTGGTGCACTCTGGGAGGTGTGGTGCACTCGGGGAGGCGTGGTGCACTCGGGGAGGTGTGGTGCACTCTGGGAGGTGTGGTGCACTCTGGGAGGTGTGGTGCACTCTGGGAGGTGTGGTGCACTCTGGGAGGTGTGGTGCACGCTGGGAGGTGTAGTGCACTCTGGGAGGTGTGGTTACCGTTGGAGTTGGCCCCGGGCGAGGAGGAGCTGCTCTTCAACTGCGGCCCTCTGCTCGGACTCCTCGTCCAGCCTGatgacagacacagacagacgcagagacacggacagacgcagacacacggaaagacgcagacacacggacagacgCAGACGCACGCAGAGACACggacagacgcagacacaaggatagacacacacaaacaaacaccaatatatattataataatattttgttGTAATATATTTGGTGGGCTCATATATTTAACTTCTGACCTAAGAGTGCATGCTTTTGTAAGCAAGGGTGGTACCAGTGGGAATGgaacccctaaccctgtctcagttaatgccttgctctacagGTTGAGCCAGACAGGgactctgacccctgaccctgcagTGAGGAGAGGCATTGAAGGGGGTGGGGTACCTCCTGCGGAGCTCCTTGACCTCCTCCAGGCTGACGTGGGTCTGCGGTGGGGCAATCCGCTCCTGGGGGGCTCCGGGGGCGCTGTCCGTCTCCTGGGTTCCCTGGTGACCGATAACAACCTCAGAACGTCACACATTGAGCACCATATGACAGATGACCAACTCCACTTCTCTATACACCACATCAGTGCGTACCTGGGTCTGGTACCCCtcctggggggcggggcggggcttgGAGGAGAGGCGGGCCTCCTCCAGCAGCGCCCCCATGTGGCTGAGCTGCTGGTCGCGGTGGGAGAGCGCGGCCATGGTCTGTTGCTCGCGCTGCTCCAGCTGGGACAGCCAGTCGGCACGCTCcaccctgtggggggggggggggggggggaggaggaggagaggctcaCACACGCTCAGAGAGACCAACATGAGACCCTTCTAAGGGCGTAATTTCCTGAGTAGTGTTTTACATCCTGTGGTAGGTGAGGGTACTGCAGGGGGGCGTGGCATTAGCCTTGAAAAGACAATGACAGAAAAAGGAATGATAACTGAAAAACTATTTGATTAAATGTTGAAATAGGAACATGATGGCTTCATATTTTCTTCTAAAACGTCTCTTTTTGTGTATTCCGTCACACGTGTTCCATTGTAATCTTTTGTTGTTGGTGTTGCCTTCCTGAACCCTACGATACGATCTATAAAGATGGCCAGCATGATGATGCCTACCGCAGCATCTCCACCTCCTGCCTCCCGGTCACAACCGTTTCCTCCAGCTGCCGGACGGCCCCCATCAGGTCCTCCGCCCGGGTCCtctcctccgtcagctcctggctcaccttgatcagctcccccgcccccagccgCACCCGCTCCGCCTGCAGCCGCTGCAGCTCCACCCCCTGCTGCTGCACCTGCTCCAGCTGGGGAGGCAGCAAGGTGGGTTCAGAACACAATTTCGGGTTAGACCACAAGGTGGGGTTAGAGGAAGACCACAAGGTGGGGTTAGAGGAAGACCACAAGGTGGGGTTAGACCACAAGGTGGGGTTAGAGGAAGACCACAAGGTGGGGTTAGACCATAAGGTGGGGTTAGAGGAAGACCACAAGGTGGGGTTAGACCACAAGGTGGGGTTAGAGGAAGACCACAAGGTGGGGTTAGACCATAAGGTGGGGTTAGAGGAAGACCACAAGGTGGGGTTAGACCATAAGGTGGGGTTAGAGGAAGACCACAAGGTGGGGTTAGACCATAAGGTGGGGTTAGAGGAAGACCACAAGGTGGGGTTAGAGAACCACAAGGAGGGGTTATACCACAGGGTGGGGTTAGAAcacaaggtggaggaggaagaccaCAAGGTGGGGTGAGAGGAAGACCACACGTTGGGGTTTGAGGAATACAAGGTGGGGTGAGAGGAAGACCACGAGGTGGGGTTAGACCACAGGGTGGGGTTAGACCACAAGGTGGGCTTAGACCACAAGGTGGGGTTAGACCacagggtggggttagagtaCATCATGCACTACAAGGTCCCAGGTTGTTCATCATAACAAGGCATTTCAAAATCTATCCAGAATAGGCTGATGAACCCACCAGTCGCTCCCGGTCGTTCTGCAGGGCCTGCAGGGCGTTCTTCAGGCTCCACACCTCTCCGGTGgcggaccctcctccacccccaggagGGCTGCTGGGAGGGGACTGGCCCGGCCCCGCCCgctgcacctcctccagccGCAGCCCCAGCTCGTGGGCCCGGGCCTCCGACTGCTCCCGGCTGTCCTGCAGCGAGGCCATGGCCTTCCCGAAGGCCTGGTTCTCCGCCCTCAGCCGGGTGgaggcctccttctcctccagcagccTCTGCTCCACCATCAGCAGGTCGCGGGCCAGCTCCGCCACGCGCTCCTGGGCGTTCTCCGACTCGGTGCGCATCACGCCGTCGCCCCACCGCAGCTCCGCCAGCTCCCTGCCCCGCGCCTCCTTCCCCCGCGTCTCCTCCTGCAGGGCCTCCTCCAGCGCCTCCGCCCGCCGCCTGGCCGCCTGCAGCTGCTCCCTCAGCTTCTCCACCTCCGCCCCCGGCGcgtccggccccgcccccgcccccgccgggtCGGCGGACCGGGAGAGCGTCTCCCTCTCCGCGACGGCCCCTTCCCCTCGCCCCTCGCCCAGGCTGCGGACCTGCTGCTCCAGGGCGGCGATGCGCTCGCGCTGGGCCGCCTGCGCCTGGCGGTGCTGGGACTCCTTCAGGGTGAGCACCTGGTTCAGCTCCTCGCGGTAGTTGTGGAGCTGGGAGGCCAGCTTGGCCCGCTCGGCGTGCAGGTCGTCCCGCTGGCCCAGCAGGCCGCGCAGCTCCTCCTTCAGTCCGTTGTTCTCCCCGGCCGCCTCTTGGATCAGCCCGTCCTTCTCCATCATCACCTGGGGACGCAGACaggctcagggggggggggggaaggccaGACTGTGGTGGGAGACCTGCTCTGGGTTTCAATGACAACAGCATCTCGGACGCGGTGTGTTTCGAGTTTAAAGACGATCAAGCACATCAGGGCTGAACTCATGTGTCGGACTGAGGAACCCAGGCTGTTTTGTTCCCATGTATGTTACCCCCTCTATCCCCTAGACTAGAGGGTCCCTACACAGGCTGTTCCGTGCCCGTGTATGttaccccctccatcccctaGACTCGAGGATGTGGAAGCAACCACTGACGTACCTGCAGAtgcttctcctccagctgcttGTAGGAGAGCAGGGTGAGGTCCCGGTCGTCCTGCAGGGACACCATGGCCTTCATGAAGGAGTCCAGCCTGGCCTTACTGaggctgctctcctcctccgtcttccccagcctctcctccagctcccgggCCTCCGCCCTCCTCTGCTCCAGCGCTGCCTCCGCCTCCTGCGCCCGGCCTTCTGCCTCGGCCCGGGCCTCCTCCGCCGCCTGCAGCCCAACGGGGGGAGAAGGGCAGGCTTCAACGAGGCTGAACGTAGCTCGGCCACGTGGGATGCGTACGCGTCTATACTTCATTTGGTTTATATAGCGCTTGTCTAGGTGCTAAAGGACACTTGACATGTGTCCCtaaaatgccctaattgtaattgacATCGATAAGTCAAAAACCTATCATAGGTCAAGGCAATGCAAAAGTAAAATAAcgaaaacagaaaaacattaaCCGTAGTAAAACAGTTTTGTGATCAGGGTGTTTGATTCCCTGCCATAAGTCCAGGGTCAGGACCCCAATGTCTAATGTTAAAACCCGAGATGCCCATTCCTGCTCCTTAAACTTGCTTTgaatgaaagcgtctgctaaacggcTGACTAGTCCAAGGGAACACTAAACCATCCCCCACCTGAGCGACGGCCTGCTCCCGCTCTCCCAGCAGCTCCATCTCCCGCCGCTCCTTCTCACTCAGCTCCGTCTGCAGCGTCTCCAGCAGCGCCTTGGAGGAGCGCAGGTCTGTCTCCAGCTGCTCCACGTGGAGGCAGAGCCggctctcctccgcctccctctcccccagagCCGCCCGGGCCCGCTCCACCTCTCCCTGGAGcctctccaccgcctcctccagggcctGCTTCCCTTGGCGGAGCCCCTCCACCTCGCTGCCCAGCGCACGGCACTCTGCCTGGGCGCTCTGCAGCTGGGCAGTGGCCTCCTGGAGCCTCACCCGCTCCAGCTCCAGGGAAGTCTTGACCTCTTGCATCTTcttgtcctcttcctccagtcTCAACTGCTGCTCTGTGTTGGTTTGCTCTAGCCTGGAGAAAGAAGCACAGCCACATGGACTAATGTCATCTTGCGTACAACCTACTCCACTCCATCAAGTCGATTTACTCCAATAACTAACGGGGGACCAAGCAATAAACAAGCTCTTACCTCTTCACGGTCGCCTGCAGCTCCTCTCTCAGGGAGGTCTCTTTCTGAAGCTGTTCAGAGAGGTCCCTGGCCCGGGCCTCGCCCTGCCGCACCTCGGACTCCTTCCCCTGGAGGGTGTCGCTGAAGCGCGTCTCCCACTGCCGCACCTCGTCCAGCACGCGGTCCCGGTCGTCCTGCAGCGAGGACATGCAGCGCGAGAACGCCGCCAGCCTGGCCAGAGACTCGTCCAGGCGGGCCTGCATCTCCTGAGCCTGCCTCTCCGCTCCTGCCGCGACCTCCCGGGCCTGCAggttggcctcctcctccttgtcccgGTCTCTGTAggcctcctccagcctcagcTCGATCTCCTTCAGCTCTGCGCCGAGCCGGTACCTCACGGCGTCCAGGGTGTTCTCCGCCTCGGACTTGATCAGGTCCTCCCTCTGTAGGGTCGCCCGCTCGAACGCCTCCTTCTCAGCCAAGGCCTTTGCCGCGCTCTTCTGGGCCTCGTCCAGCTGGGATTTACACTGAGCCAGCTCCACCTCGCTGCTCGTCAGCTGCTCCAGGGTCTTGGAGTACTCCAGTTGGGCCTGGTCCAGCTGTTTCTGGAGCTCCTGGCGGCCCATCTGCAGGGCCTTGTTGTCCCGGCCCAGCTCGCTGATCCTCTCCTGGTACTTGATGCTGTCGTTCTGCAGCTGCCGCATCTCCAGCTGCTTCTCcctcagcagctcctccagctggcGGGTCCTGTTCTGGCTGCCCTCCCGGACCCTCTTGGCGGACCgcagctgctgctccagctcccTCTGCTTGCCCGACTCGGCTTCGGCCTCGGCGCGTTCCCTGTGGGCCTGCCTCTTGTCCTCCTCCAGCCGGGAGGCGCGGTCCGTCTCGCTCTGGGCCTGGGCCTCCAGCTCCGCCCGCTCCCTCTCCAGCCTCTCCACCTCCCGCTGGAGGTCCGCCAGGCGCTCCCGGGCGTCGCCCACCTCCTGCTGGTAGCCAGCAATACTGCCGTTGAGCCTGGCCAGCTGGTTCATCAGACGCTCTTCCAGGTCGTCTTTCTCAGCCTCCAGACTCCTGCGCAGCTCTTTGAGCTGAGCTTCCTTTCTGGAACTTTCCTCAACAAtagtcttctccttctcttggACCTCTTGGAGACTCTGCTGTAGAGAGGCGGTGAGGCTCTGATCCTTCTCTTTGAGAACCTCAAGTTGCTGTTCTAAAGAGGCCAAGGCGGTCTCTACCTCCTgtctctgttccctctctgttGCAAGAAGTTCCTCCAAATCCCTAATTTTGTCCTTAAGTAAAGCCTGCTTCATGTCGGTCGACTCCGTCTGTATTGTCTGCTCAGTTGGTTCGGACTCTGATTTAGTTTCCACTGGTGTCCCTTCATCCGGGGTTTCACATTTGGCCTCAAGTTCATATTTTTCTTGAGGTTGACTACCAACAGCTCCTTCTATATTAGCTTGAGCCGTGAGTGTTGCAGACTGTTGGGCTACAATAGACTCCTCCACCATATCTCCAGAGTCCAATGAGGAGGCGGTCTGACCCTGGTCTTTCTCAGCCTGCTGGGTCAGTTGTTCTGTTAAGTCTGCAACCTGCCTTACCAAAGAGTCTCTTTCTTCTACCGTTGCCTCAAACTTCACTTTCAAAGCTTCTCGTTCTCCTCGAAGTCTTTCCAACTCGACCTTCACTTTAtcaccatctctccttcctcccttcctctcatcTATGTCCCGAAgcctctcgttctcctcctccagatccAGGATTTTGTGCTGCTTTGTTTTGGCAAACTTTCTCATCTTGTCTTTGATCAGATCCACTTCTTTGTGAGCCTCTTCGACCTGCTTCTCGGCATCCTGCCTGGCAACCTCGTGTGACCGTATCTTGGAGGCCAGCTCCTGCCTCTCCTGCCTGGCAGCCTCAAGGACCCGCCTCACGCGCTCGGCCTCATCGCTGACGTTCTCATAGGACTTCAGCAGAGTCTCATACTCCTCTTTCATGCTCTGGATCTTGTCCTGCAAATCCCTGCATGTCCTAGCGGCCTCCTCTTTAGCAAACTTCACTTCCTTCTGACAAGCATCCTTCTCTGATAGTATGCCTTCCATAGCCAGCTTGAGGCTCTCACAGGAAGACCCAAGACTCTGGTTCTCCACCAAGGTACGGTCGACCTCCTCTATTAACTTCACCTTCTCTGCTCGTAGCTTCTCCAGCTCAGTGTCCCTTTCCTCCGTGTTCTTCGTCAACCTGGCGATGACCTTTTCTTTACTGGCAAGCTCCTCTTTCTGGGTCTTGTTTTCTTTGAGGACATCCTTGCGGGAGATCAGAGCAGCCTGGAGCTTGCGCTGGAGTTTCTGGACTTTGGCTTCGctgtctttctcttcctcctgcttCAGTGGGACCTCACTCTCAAGTCGCAGGGATTTCTCCTGTTCCGCCTTGAGGTCTTCCTGTAAAGAAAGGATGAGCTGGTCTTTCTGGGACACTGTGGTCTGAATGATCCGTAGCAGTGCGTTCTGCTCACCCAGCTGCTGGCTCAATTCCTGGATTTCTTGATTCTTATTATCAAGGAACAACTTGAACTCCTCCATTTCTGCCTGCAGGTTTGTAACAGATGACTCACAGGCCACTTTAACTGTGTTCTCCATTTCCAGTTTAATAGTTTCGGCATAGGATTCCGCTTGGGTGAACTTCTCTCTTAGAGTTTGTATTTCGGCTGAGAGAACATCTGCCTGCTTTTCCCTTTCTCTGAAGCCTTCAAGCTCTTTGCCCAGGTCCTCCAGTTCCGTCTCCTTTTGTGACAGGGCAGTCCTAGTGTACTGCAATTTCTCCTCCAACTCGGTACGGGCCGTCTGCGATACCTGATACTCTTCCCTGAGCTTTTCCAGCGACATGTCCGTTTCTGAAGAGGAAGCTGTACCTTCATCTTGACGAAGGGCTTTCTCCTGGTGCTGCGCAGCTGAATCACCCTCAGGAGCTGCGAAGTCAACCCAATCCTCTTGGACCCAACCACCTGCTTCTGGTTTCTGTGGTTCTTCAGCCGCCGGAGGGGCCTGACACGCCAGTGCCTCCGTATCGGAGGCCACATTGTTAAGTGCCACCACCTTCTCCAGATCTCTTAGTTTGGTCAGAAGGTCCTGGTTCTCCCCACTCTGCCCCTCGAAGCGCCCCATGAGGTCGTTGTACTCTTCCTTCTGCTGTTTCAGCTGCTCCCGATGGTGCCTGTCCTTTTCTTTGGCCTTGCGTATCGTCTCTTTTCGAGACTCCTGGGCGTCGAGGAGTTTCTTGTGGAGCGCTTCACACTCCGACTGAAGGGAGGCGAGTTGGGACCTGAGCGCGGTGGCTTCAGGAGGCTCGTCGGCCTGGAGGGGCTGTGGAGCTTCCACGCTCCGACTAGCATTGAGGTTTTCCGAGAGAAGCTGATCCTGTTGGCTGATCCTCTGCTCCAGGAACTCAACTTCTTGTTCTTTAGACTTCAAGGATTGCTGGACCGTATTGAGCATGGCTTCCAATGCCTGGATCTCTTGACTGGTGTATTTGTACGCTGTTGGTGAACTACCAGAAGGCTCCACTGTTGTGGTCTCATCTGATTTCCCCTCCTCTCGTTTTTTGGCATCTCCCTCAAAGTCTGCCACCTTCCTCATCAGCTCCTTCCGCTGCAGCAGAGCCAATTGAAGTTTCTTCTTCATGTTTCCTAGTTGCGTTTCCAGAGCCTGTTTGTCTTTTCGCAAAATACCGATTTCATCTTCACCCACTGAGCTTTCAGGGTTtgtttggttttccttttcTCTGACTTTCTCCAACTCAGATATCTGCTCTTTCAGTTGTTTGACTTCACTACTGATTGCAAACTTTTCCTCTCCAGCCTGGAGAAGTTTGGCAGACATGCCGTCACACAGCTCTGAcatctcttgctctttctccgTCAATCTGAGCTGCAGTGTGTTGATTTCAAAGTCCTTCTCTACCAACGACGCGTTGTTAACGTCGGCACACTGGGAGTTCTCCAGCAGGCTGCTCTCCATGTCTTGAAGCTTGCGTTCCAGCTCAGATGACAGAAGCTCTCGGTCCTCCAACCGAATGCAGAGCAGGCCGGCCTGAACCTCCTGCTCAGAGAGGGCCTGTTGTGCTCTTTCAAGGTCGCTCTGAAGGTCCTGAATCTTATGCTCCTTGGCTTCGCTCTCAGCTTTCCAAACGGTGATCTGTTCCTCCAAGAGGCTCATCTCCATGGTTTCTCTTTCTGCCGGACCTCGTTGAGTGAGTGCATCTAGTTCCTCTCTGGCGGAATGGAGCTCCTCGTCAAAGCGTCTGACCTGAGACTCTGCCTCTTCCTTAGCGGATAACAACTCGTTCTTCTCTTCCTCCAAGCTCAAGATCCTCTCCTGGGACACCTTTGAGGTCTCTCTGAGTGCCTGGAGCTCGGCAAGGAGCTCGCTGTACCTCCTCTGGAGTTCCTCAGCGAGGGCCTGGGCAAAGACCTGCCCGGCGGGATGACCGgggccccccccctgctgagggAGCTGGACCTGCACCGTCTCACGGATGACGACGGAGGAGCCCTCCACCCGTACCGTGGTGGTCTCCTGCGCCACACTGGACTCCTCCCAGGACTGCACCTGTAGCTGGCCAACGTCCTGCAGGACCGACGGCCACTCCTGGCTCCCGTCCTGGTTGACGGCGTCCAGCATCGTCCAGCTGCTGTGAGCGACCTCAGAGTCCGTGCTGGTGACCATCTCGTCCGAGGACGCCCCCTTGGAGCCCTCGGGGGAGTCCGACTGCGGCTGGAGGAGCTCCGGGCTGCTGCCGTTATCGGGGGACAGGACGGGGGAGTCCTCAGCCACCAGGGTGGTGTCTTCCTCCTGAGACTCATCCAGGCAGTCGGGGTCGGCCGGGACCCCGTCGGAGGGGGTCGCGGGGGCGTGGCCTTCCTGTTCTGTGATGTGGTCCGATGGTTCGGCTGCTGCAACGCTGGACGTTTGGTCCCGAGTTAGAGCGAGGGATCCCCTCAGGGCGGCAAGCTCGCTGTCCTTCTCCAGTAACTGCTGCTCCAGAGACAGGATGTGGGCTGGTGGGAAAACACAACATGAAGAAAAACCGGGGTCAAATCCTATGTTTGCTAGTCTCCACCAAACAGATTTGGTGGAGCTTCCACTCTCATTCAGGAGCAGGCAGCGATACTTCAGAGTGGGTTTTGGTACATTACCAATCATTGATATGGACTAACCTAacctaataaaatataattgcaTGCAAGTTGTTTAGGCATTGACCCATGGTCAAAGCCT
It encodes:
- the golgb1 gene encoding golgin subfamily B member 1, with the translated sequence MFNRLASVLQELSGEEAPDGDPQDGLVPQQPGPSEAPGWEASEETAERLAHLEQLVVQLKELVRDKDTQLAQRDSQIQSEKDTAEARFTKLKLQAKAKMVALNKQIHELKGQTGPASPDSSFTGGPEVEEEVRALRTRLGEEEAASRDLLQRLETTQQLLQERETAHTEQLRVLQAVLCEKDVRFQEQIQKQEEEIMTVASQADPELQKALQLSLQRCEELGAALHSRSLELELLQQEVASADQQKQILTAQFRQMDEELGESDRRREEERRRWTLELSGAQEELGALRSNMEAWAMEKVELEALRSNMEAWAIEKVELEAHRSNMEAWAMEKVELETLRSNMAEFEALRSNMDAWESERMELKALRSNMEAWEMEKVELEALRSNMAELEALGSNMAELEALRSNMEAWAIEKVELETLRSNMAELEALRSNMAELEALRSNMEAWAIEKVELETLRSNMAELEALRSNMAELEALRSDMAELEALRSNMAAWESDKAEVSRLESELASLREAEYWALSASQEALEEQKKEVARLESELAGVKEAELTAESRRAEMKGDLSAQRSSLESGPERLEEESLRLGQCPLALEEGPEAAEDGSTPRDRSLSQGRMDALGARVSTQKEEPCQQLTHTVEFLQEQLDAKISWQEGGTVKKTLEETGMMSTESPVQPATESPVQPATESSELDSSGSEKAHILSLEQQLLEKDSELAALRGSLALTRDQTSSVAAAEPSDHITEQEGHAPATPSDGVPADPDCLDESQEEDTTLVAEDSPVLSPDNGSSPELLQPQSDSPEGSKGASSDEMVTSTDSEVAHSSWTMLDAVNQDGSQEWPSVLQDVGQLQVQSWEESSVAQETTTVRVEGSSVVIRETVQVQLPQQGGGPGHPAGQVFAQALAEELQRRYSELLAELQALRETSKVSQERILSLEEEKNELLSAKEEAESQVRRFDEELHSAREELDALTQRGPAERETMEMSLLEEQITVWKAESEAKEHKIQDLQSDLERAQQALSEQEVQAGLLCIRLEDRELLSSELERKLQDMESSLLENSQCADVNNASLVEKDFEINTLQLRLTEKEQEMSELCDGMSAKLLQAGEEKFAISSEVKQLKEQISELEKVREKENQTNPESSVGEDEIGILRKDKQALETQLGNMKKKLQLALLQRKELMRKVADFEGDAKKREEGKSDETTTVEPSGSSPTAYKYTSQEIQALEAMLNTVQQSLKSKEQEVEFLEQRISQQDQLLSENLNASRSVEAPQPLQADEPPEATALRSQLASLQSECEALHKKLLDAQESRKETIRKAKEKDRHHREQLKQQKEEYNDLMGRFEGQSGENQDLLTKLRDLEKVVALNNVASDTEALACQAPPAAEEPQKPEAGGWVQEDWVDFAAPEGDSAAQHQEKALRQDEGTASSSETDMSLEKLREEYQVSQTARTELEEKLQYTRTALSQKETELEDLGKELEGFREREKQADVLSAEIQTLREKFTQAESYAETIKLEMENTVKVACESSVTNLQAEMEEFKLFLDNKNQEIQELSQQLGEQNALLRIIQTTVSQKDQLILSLQEDLKAEQEKSLRLESEVPLKQEEEKDSEAKVQKLQRKLQAALISRKDVLKENKTQKEELASKEKVIARLTKNTEERDTELEKLRAEKVKLIEEVDRTLVENQSLGSSCESLKLAMEGILSEKDACQKEVKFAKEEAARTCRDLQDKIQSMKEEYETLLKSYENVSDEAERVRRVLEAARQERQELASKIRSHEVARQDAEKQVEEAHKEVDLIKDKMRKFAKTKQHKILDLEEENERLRDIDERKGGRRDGDKVKVELERLRGEREALKVKFEATVEERDSLVRQVADLTEQLTQQAEKDQGQTASSLDSGDMVEESIVAQQSATLTAQANIEGAVGSQPQEKYELEAKCETPDEGTPVETKSESEPTEQTIQTESTDMKQALLKDKIRDLEELLATEREQRQEVETALASLEQQLEVLKEKDQSLTASLQQSLQEVQEKEKTIVEESSRKEAQLKELRRSLEAEKDDLEERLMNQLARLNGSIAGYQQEVGDARERLADLQREVERLERERAELEAQAQSETDRASRLEEDKRQAHRERAEAEAESGKQRELEQQLRSAKRVREGSQNRTRQLEELLREKQLEMRQLQNDSIKYQERISELGRDNKALQMGRQELQKQLDQAQLEYSKTLEQLTSSEVELAQCKSQLDEAQKSAAKALAEKEAFERATLQREDLIKSEAENTLDAVRYRLGAELKEIELRLEEAYRDRDKEEEANLQAREVAAGAERQAQEMQARLDESLARLAAFSRCMSSLQDDRDRVLDEVRQWETRFSDTLQGKESEVRQGEARARDLSEQLQKETSLREELQATVKRLEQTNTEQQLRLEEEDKKMQEVKTSLELERVRLQEATAQLQSAQAECRALGSEVEGLRQGKQALEEAVERLQGEVERARAALGEREAEESRLCLHVEQLETDLRSSKALLETLQTELSEKERREMELLGEREQAVAQAAEEARAEAEGRAQEAEAALEQRRAEARELEERLGKTEEESSLSKARLDSFMKAMVSLQDDRDLTLLSYKQLEEKHLQVMMEKDGLIQEAAGENNGLKEELRGLLGQRDDLHAERAKLASQLHNYREELNQVLTLKESQHRQAQAAQRERIAALEQQVRSLGEGRGEGAVAERETLSRSADPAGAGAGPDAPGAEVEKLREQLQAARRRAEALEEALQEETRGKEARGRELAELRWGDGVMRTESENAQERVAELARDLLMVEQRLLEEKEASTRLRAENQAFGKAMASLQDSREQSEARAHELGLRLEEVQRAGPGQSPPSSPPGGGGGSATGEVWSLKNALQALQNDRERLLEQVQQQGVELQRLQAERVRLGAGELIKVSQELTEERTRAEDLMGAVRQLEETVVTGRQEVEMLRVERADWLSQLEQREQQTMAALSHRDQQLSHMGALLEEARLSSKPRPAPQEGYQTQGTQETDSAPGAPQERIAPPQTHVSLEEVKELRRRLDEESEQRAAVEEQLLLARGQLQRNEQGEWLSARDTHSDTAVLIETPGGAVRQTRRGGASLKRMLRAALCSRQRTPLLLSLYLLGVHVMLLLCLGGFL